The following coding sequences are from one Limnobacter sp. SAORIC-580 window:
- the ybeY gene encoding rRNA maturation RNase YbeY, whose amino-acid sequence MTSKTNTLVSVAIQWAMQADHPPFSEVDNSRIRRWAKACFMDRADITIRLVGEEEGRELNRDFRGKDYATNVLTFPMDMPDLGANSGLPVFMADIVICPAVVEREAAEQGKDPIDHLAHLIIHGCLHAQGYVHESENQAELMENREIEILKRFRISNPYVISAKK is encoded by the coding sequence ATGACGAGTAAAACAAACACACTGGTCAGCGTGGCCATTCAATGGGCCATGCAGGCAGACCACCCTCCCTTCTCGGAAGTGGACAACAGCCGCATTCGCCGTTGGGCCAAAGCCTGTTTCATGGACCGAGCCGACATTACCATTCGTTTGGTGGGCGAAGAAGAAGGCCGAGAACTGAACCGGGATTTTCGGGGCAAAGACTACGCCACCAATGTTTTGACTTTTCCCATGGACATGCCCGACCTGGGTGCCAATTCTGGCCTGCCCGTGTTCATGGCCGACATCGTGATTTGCCCCGCCGTGGTCGAGCGCGAAGCCGCCGAGCAGGGCAAAGACCCGATTGACCACCTGGCCCACCTGATCATCCACGGCTGCCTGCACGCCCAAGGCTATGTGCATGAAAGCGAGAATCAAGCCGAATTGATGGAAAACCGTGAAATTGAAATTCTAAAACGTTTCAGGATTTCAAACCCTTACGTGATTTCAGCCAAAAAATAG